A genomic region of Anopheles coustani chromosome 3, idAnoCousDA_361_x.2, whole genome shotgun sequence contains the following coding sequences:
- the LOC131271743 gene encoding eggshell protein 1-like: MKATLLFLLVAALCAVALAAPRSEGKGKEGGKGKRKEAAESVEDGQDGSSEEGGKGRGGKDHGKGKGKGGEKGGEKGGMGGRSEGKGKGKPEPKQGKGKESGKGKKN, from the coding sequence atgaAGGCAACACTTCTGTTCCTGCTGGTGGCCGCCCTTTGCGCCGTTGCACTGGCCGCCCCTCGGTCAGAGGGCAAGGGCAAGGAAGGAGGAAagggcaaaagaaaggaagcagCGGAGTCTGTCGAAGACGGTCAGGATGGCAGCTCGGAGGAGGGAGGCAAAGGACGTGGAGGCAAGGACCATGGCAAGGGAAAGGGCAAGGGAGGCGAGAAGGGAGGCGAGAAGGGAGGCATGGGCGGCCGCAGCGAGGgcaagggaaagggaaagccTGAGCCAAAGCAGGGTAAGGGCAAGGAGTCCGGCAAGGGCAAGAAGAACTGA
- the LOC131271751 gene encoding holotricin-3-like, whose amino-acid sequence MKATLLFLLVAALCAVALAAPRSEGKGKEGGKGKGKEAAESVEDGQDGSSEEGGKGRGGKDHGKGKGKGGEKGGEKGGMGGRSEGKGRGKPDPKQGKGKESGKGKKN is encoded by the coding sequence ATGAAGGCAACACTTCTGTTCCTGCTGGTGGCCGCCCTTTGCGCCGTTGCTCTGGCCGCCCCTCGGTCAGAGGGCAAGGGCAAGGAAGGAGGAAAgggcaaaggaaaggaagcagCGGAGTCTGTCGAAGACGGTCAGGATGGCAGCTCGGAGGAGGGAGGCAAAGGACGTGGTGGCAAGGACCATGGCAAGGGAAAGGGCAAGGGAGGAGAGAAGGGAGGCGAGAAGGGAGGCATGGGCGGACGCAGCGAGGGCAAGGGAAGGGGAAAGCCTGACCCAAAGCAGGGTAAGGGCAAGGAGTCCGGCAAGGGCAAGAAGAACTGA